In one Acomys russatus chromosome 15, mAcoRus1.1, whole genome shotgun sequence genomic region, the following are encoded:
- the Prr9 gene encoding proline-rich protein 9, whose protein sequence is MSFSDQQCKQPCMPPPCLQKTQEKCQAQAEEVCVASCQDPCQDKCPQQAQEACVPQSQELSQEICPQQGQDPCLPPSQDQCLPQCAEPCQDLAQTKCVEEFPQKIQEKCPSQGKGK, encoded by the coding sequence ATGTCTTTCAGCGATCAACAGTGCAAGCAACCATGCATGCCACCTCCTTGTCTTCAAAAGACCCAAGAAAAATGCCAGGCACAAGCTGAGGAGGTGTGTGTCGCCTCCTGTCAGGACCCCTGCCAAGATAAATGCCCACAACAAGCTCAAGAGGCATGCGTCCCTCAGAGCCAGGAGTTAAGTCAAGAAATTTGCCCCCAGCAAGGCCAAGATCCATGCCTGCCTCCAAGCCAAGACCAGTGCCTGCCTCAGTGTGCGGAGCCATGCCAGGATTTGGCCCAAACAAAATGCGTGGAGGAGTTCCCCCAGAAGATCCAGGAGAAGTGTCCATCTCAGGGCAAGGGAAAGTAG